In Cololabis saira isolate AMF1-May2022 chromosome 4, fColSai1.1, whole genome shotgun sequence, one DNA window encodes the following:
- the creg1 gene encoding protein CREG1 produces the protein MTLLLSAPLILLLLGSGSLLGPAAGAAGCRSRIPPHDQVARVARFVAHQCDWASMATISTHAPLVGRPFSNLFSVSDGPRGASSGVPYLYLTRMEISVQDLKVDPRASLSMSLAQTDYCRQQGYDPQSPLCAHIILSGSVLEVNGTEADFAKKSLFSRHPEMIDWPVDHGWFFAKFNITQVLVLDYFGGVKTVTPEEYFQAAPHRHL, from the exons ATGACTCTCCTCCTCTCCGCACCGCTGATCCTCCTCCTGCTCGGTTCCGGGTCCCTGCTCGGACCCGCGGCCGGGGCCGCGGGCTGCCGGTCCCGGATCCCGCCCCACGACCAGGTGGCCCGGGTAGCGCGCTTCGTCGCGCACCAGTGCGACTGGGCGTCCATGGCCACCATCTCCACGCATGCGCCGTTGGTCGGCCGGCCCTTCTCCAACCTGTTCTCCGTGAGCGACGGGCCCCGCGGGGCCAGCTCCGGGGTCCCCTACCTGTACCTCACCCGCATGGAGATCTCGGTCCAGGACCTGAAG GTGGACCCCCGGGCGTCCCTCTCCATGTCTCTGGCCCAGACGGACTACTGCCGCCAGCAGGGGTACGACCCCCAGAGTCCCCTCTGCGCCCACATCATCCTGTCTGGATCCGTCCTGGAG GTCAACGGGACGGAGGCCGACTTCGCTAAGAAGTCTCTGTTCAGTCGCCACCCGGAGATGATCGACTGGCCGGTCGACCACGGCTGGTTCTTCGCCAAGTTCAACATCACGCAG GTCTTGGTCCTGGACTACTTTGGTGGGGTGAAGACTGTCACCCCGGAGGAATACTTCCAGGCGGCGCCGCACCGGCATCTCTGA